In a single window of the Salvelinus namaycush isolate Seneca chromosome 18, SaNama_1.0, whole genome shotgun sequence genome:
- the LOC120062887 gene encoding trifunctional nucleotide phosphoesterase protein YfkN-like encodes MDEYLLSLETNVTCNKPEVVLTILHFNDVYEIEARPEEPVGGAARFATALKVFQSLNPLVVFSGDCLSPSLLSTVTKGKHMVDILNKLGVHCAVYGNHEFDFGVDHLEEQTKNMTFPWFLSNVYDRFTHETLGHGMVSSILECNSLKIGVMGLVEEDWLDTLGTVDKNNIHYTDYVETADRLSAELRDKGADLVIAVTHMRWRNDIRLASESNGVDLILGGHDHEYGVLEVNGILIVKSGSEFRYLSKIDVVKDQDGTFKYTCEKRATMRDLEEDAEIKQIVKGYTDNMQHMLGEVLCHTDVTLDGRCATVRRAECNLGNLITNAMLEATHAEAAILNSGTLRSDRLHPAGPLTMHDLLQILPLKDPVLVVEATGQQLYEGLENGVSIYPDLDGRFPQVSGIQFGFDPNGKPGHRVIAKTVKVQGKSLDRDRKYAVAMKEFLTKGKDGYTMFSSCPHRHDIENAQILSTILINHFESGQIVRGTKRCMSGHRMGLIKVSSSPSVSAIESTKSENLEGEEVGVAVVPGVEGRIFHVYPEGQSETEG; translated from the exons ATGGATGAATATCTTTTAAGTTTGGAAACAAATGTAACTTGTAACAAACCAGAAGTAGTTCTCACTATTTTACACTTCAATGATGTGTACGAAATAGAAGCAAGACCAGAAGAACCCGTTGGCGGTGCTGCAAG GTTTGCCACTGCTCTAAAAGTATTCCAGTCGCTGAATCCTTTAGTAGTTTTCAGTGGTGACTGTTTGAGCCCTTCTTTGCTAAGCACAGTCACCAAGGGAAAGCACATGGTAGATATTCTAAATAAATTAGGAGTCCATTGTGCGGTGTATG GAAATCATGAGTTTGATTTCGGCGTGGACCACTTGGAAGAGCAGACAAAAAATATGACCTTCCCATGGTTCCTCAGCAATGTGTACGACAG GTTCACTCATGAAACGCTGGGCCATGGCATGGTCAGTAGCATCCTGGAGTGTAACAGCCTAAAGATCGGTGTCATGGGCCTGGTAGAGGAGGACTGGCTGGATACCCTGGGCACTGTGGACAAGAACAACATCCACTACACAGACTATGTGGAGACAGCTGATCGCCTTTCTGCTGAGCTGAGGGACAAAGGGGCTGACCTGGTCATCGCAGTCACACACATGAGGTGGCGTAATGACATCAGGCTAGCATCCGAGTCCAACGGTGTGGATCTCATCCTGGGAGGACATGACCATGAGTACGGGGTTCTGGAGGTCAATGGGATTCTGATCGTAAAGAGTGGCTCAGAGTTCAGGTACCTGTCAAAGATTGACGTTGTGAAGGACCAGGATGGAACGTTCAAGTACACCTGTGAAAAGAGAGCTACAATGAGAGACCTTGAGGAAGATGCGGAAATCAAACAGATTGTGAAAGGATACACTGATAATATGCAG CATATGCTTGGAGAGGTCCTGTGCCACACAGACGTGACCTTGGATGGACGCTGCGCCACCGTGAGACGAGCAGAGTGCAACCTGGGTAATTTGATCACCAACGCCATGCTGGAGGCCACTCATGCTGAGGCGGCGATTTTAAACTCAG GTACTCTGCGTTCTGACCGCTTGCACCCGGCGGGTCCCCTGACCATGCATGACCTGCTGCAGATCCTGCCACTAAAGGACCCCGTGCTGGTGGTGGAGGCCACGGGGCAGCAGCTCTACGAAGGCCTGGAGAACGGGGTCAGCATCTACCCTGATTTAGATGGAAG ATTTCCCCAGGTTTCAGGGATCCAGTTTGGCTTTGATCCCAATGGAAAACCTGGCCACAGAGTCATCGCTAAGACAGTGAAGGTTCAAGGCAAGAGTCTAGATAGAGACAGAAAGTATGCGGTGGCCATGAAAGAATTCTTAACTAAG GGCAAAGATGGCTACACTATGTTCAGTAGCTGTCCTCATAGGCACGACATAGAGAATGCTCAGATCCTGTCGACCATCCTCATCAACCACTTTGAGTCTGGCCAGATCGTCAGAGGCACGAAGAGGTGCATGTCTGGCCACAGGATGGGCCTCATCAAGGTGTCCAGCAGCCCCTCTGTGTCTG CCATTGAAAGTACCAAGAGTGAGAatctggagggagaggaggtgggagTGGCTGTGGTGCCCGGAGTGGAGGGCAGGATATTCCATGTCTACCCTGAGGGCCAATCAGAAACAGAAGGCTAA